A window of Scophthalmus maximus strain ysfricsl-2021 chromosome 10, ASM2237912v1, whole genome shotgun sequence contains these coding sequences:
- the znf503 gene encoding zinc finger protein 503, protein MITSPSTSALNNSDICVVWERSSSLGSSSSSCRNSRAASINKPFLHSAPPSDPLRQAKRLPIKVLKMLTARSGHILHPEYLQPLPSTPISPIELDAKKSPLALLAQTCSQIGKPDPPPSSKLSSVTSNGSSEKESKSGPLKMSDIGVDDKSSFKPYSKPSDKKDSSSGGDKSGFRVPSATCQPFTPRTGSPNSSTSASPMPSEGKCGDRDDKKEADCNKGGPADGSGTTSHSRISVSCGGINVEVNQHQETTPGTKTSSSESPSVTSVSSASVLGSGLVAPVSPYKPGQTVFPLPPAGMTYPGSLAGAYAGYPQHFLPHGGSLVNAQLASSLGCSKAGSSPLAGASPPSIMSASLCRDPYCLSYHCASHLAGAASASCTHESAAAAAAAASALKSGYPLMYQTHPMHGVHPSAPTFSGHPLYPYGFMLPNDPLPHVCNWVSANGPCDKRFSSSEELLNHLRTHTAFTGADKLISGYPGSSSLASAAAAAMACHMHMPPSGAPGSPGTLALRSPHHALGLSSRYHPYSKSPLQSPGAPVPVPAATGPYYSPYALYGQRLTTASALGYQ, encoded by the exons ATGATCACGTCGCCCTCGACGTCCGCCCTGAATAATAGTGATATTTGTGTAGTCTGGgaacgcagcagcagcctcggcagcagcagcagtagttgTCGGAATAGCCGCGCAGCGAGCATCAACAAGCCCTTTCTCCACTCCGCGCCTCCGTCCGATCCACTACGGCAAGCGAAGCGACTTCCCATCAAGGTTTTGAAAATGCTCACGGCACGGTCGGGACACATTTTGCACCCGGAGTATCTGCAGCCTTTGCCTTCTACCCCGATTAGTCCCATAGAG CTAGATGCCAAGAAAAGTCCGCTGGCTCTGCTGGCGCAGACCTGCTCGCAGATCGGCAAGCCGGACCCGCCGCCCTCCTCCAAGTTGTCCTCGGTAACGTCGAATGGATCTAGCGAGAAGGAATCTAAATCCGGCCCCTTGAAAATGAGCGACATTGGCGTGGACGACAAATCGAGCTTCAAGCCATACTCCAAGCCTTCCGACAAGAAGGACTCGTCCTCGGGCGGAGACAAGTCTGGTTTCCGAGTGCCGAGCGCCACCTGTCAGCCGTTCACGCCGCGGACAGGCAGCCCCAACTCCAGCACGTCGGCCTCCCCCATGCCGTCCGAGGGCAAGTGCGGGGACAGGGACGACAAGAAAGAGGCCGATTGTAACAAGGGGGGCCCCGCGGACGGCTCCGGCACCACGAGCCACAGCAGGATAAGCGTGAGCTGCGGTGGAATTAACGTGGAGGTCAACCAGCACCAGGAGACGACGCCCGGCACCAAGACCTCCTCCTCGGAGTCCCCCTCTGTAACGTCCGTGTCCTCCGCGTCCGTTCTCGGCTCGGGACTCGTGGCGCCCGTTTCGCCGTACAAGCCCGGGCAGACGGTTTTCCCCCTGCCGCCCGCTGGCATGACGTACCCAGGCAGCCTGGCCGGGGCCTACGCCGGCTACCCGCAACACTTCCTGCCCCACGGAGGGAGCTTGGTAAACGCGCAGCTGGCCAGTTCGCTGGGCTGCAGCAAGGCGGGATCCAGTCCGCTGGCGGGGGCTTCTCCGCCGTCCATCATGTCGGCGAGCCTGTGCAGAGACCCGTACTGCCTCAGCTACCACTGCGCCAGCCACTTGGCGGGCGCGGCCAGCGCGTCCTGCACGCACGAGTCCgcggctgctgcggcggcggccgcgAGCGCCCTCAAGTCCGGCTACCCGCTCATGTACCAGACGCACCCCATGCACGGCGTGCACCCCTCGGCGCCGACGTTTAGCGGACACCCGCTGTACCCGTACGGCTTCATGCTCCCCAACGACCCGCTGCCCCACGTTTGCAACTGGGTGTCGGCGAATGGACCGTGTGACAAGCGCTTCTCCTCGTCGGAGGAGCTCCTGAACCACCTGAGGACTCACACCGCTTTCACCGGGGCCGACAAGTTGATATCCGGCTACCCGGGCTCCTCGTCGCTGGCCAGCGCCGCCGCGGCGGCCATGGCCTGCCACATGCACATGCCGCCGTCAGGAGCCCCCGGGAGCCCCGGCACTTTGGCCCTCAGGAGCCCGCACCACGCGTTAGGACTCAGCAGCCGCTACCACCCGTACTCCAAAAGCCCCCTGCAATCCCCCGGGGCCCCCGTTCCCGTCCCCGCAGCCACCGGCCCGTACTACTCCCCCTATGCACTGTACGGCCAGAGACTCACCACAGCGTCCGCGCTGGGATACCAGTGA